Below is a window of Fluviibacter phosphoraccumulans DNA.
CCTGTTAATACGTTATTACAGCATTGCCAGCGTGAGTCAGGCACGTCGTTCGGTGTTCTGGTCACTGTTCTTTGTCGCCTTGGTATATCTGCTGGCCCCTGCCTATGCTGTTTTCGTGAAACTAGAGGTCTTGCAGCATACGATTGGCGTACCGGTCGAGTCCTTGCCGGCCTGGGTGAATGCCTGGACCAAAATTGGATTGGTCTCTATTGATGATATTAATCACGACCGAATTTTGCAGTGGGCCGAACTGACGATTAATCCCGATGTCATTGTGCTGGCAACACCGGAAATCGCCGGTTTGCCTTATGTTATTTCAGGGATGGTTGCCGCAGGCGGTTTGGCGGCAGCCCTCTCTACGGCGGAGGGGCTGTTGCTTTCCATTACGGCGGCACTGTCTCATGACATCTACTTCAAAATGTTGCGCCCGGATGCCTCTTCGTCGTGGCGCTTGATCGTTTCAAAATCCGTGATGGTGGCTGTTGCCATCATGGCGGCGGCGATTGCGGTGCAGCGACCGGCATCCATTGTGGATATGGTGGCCTGGGCGTTTTCGTTGGCAGGTGCCGCGTTGTTTCCGGCGCTGGTGCTGGGCGTTTTCTGGCCGCGGGCCAATCGAGCGGGTGCACTGGCTGGCATGATCTCTGGGTTGGCTGTCACGCTCTATTACATAGCGCGGGTGAAGTTTGACAGCATTCCGCTGCTTGCCTGGTACGGCATCGGCATGGATCCCTGGTTCGGCATAGACGCGGCCGCGGCCGGTGTCTTTGGTGTGCCTATTGGTTTTGCCGTCAACTTTCTGGTCAGTTTGTTGACTCGACCCCCGGGCCCCGAAAGCCAGCAATTTATCGAGCGTCTTCGTTATCCACGGATTCTTTACAATCGACACATTGAAACGCCTGGTGCGCTATCGAGGTCTCCGGATGCCTGACTCCAATCCATTAAGGCAGCAGCAAAAGCGCTATTGGCACAAAACCTTGTGGCTAACCGGTGTTTTGCTGGTGCTCTGGTTTCTGGTCACTTTTGTCGCCACGTTCTTTTCGGAAGCGTTGAATCAGCTTTCGTTTCTGGGCTTGCCGCTAGGCTACGTCATCGCCGCTCAGGGCTCTCTGGTGGTTTATCTGGTCCTGATCGGTCTCTATGCTTTTCTGATGAACCGTCTGGATCGCCAATTCGGCGTTGATGAGCAATGACCGGGTTGTCGCTGATGGTTGCCTTGCGCGGTCTCCTGGAACTGGTGTTGTGGCTGATGGTGGGGCGTGGTGTATTGCAGGTGCTGGCCGGCCGTTATAGCGGCGATAACGCGGTGATACGCATGTTCGATTTTCTATTGCGGCCAGTACGGGCTTGCTCGGCCTGGCTGATGCCGGGTTTAGCAGCCTGTCGTCGCGACACAGTGAGCTTTGTATTGTTATTGCTGATCTGGTTGGCATTAGGCGTCGGCAAGATGCTTGTAGTCGTCAGTTAAGCACGCGTTACTTTTGCTGTTGCCAAACACCTTGAAAGTCGGTATAGTCTTGCTCCTTGCAGTAGGCGCGTAGCTCAGCTGGTTAGAGCACCACCTTGACATGGTGGGGGTCGTTGGTTCGAGTCCAATCGCGCCTACCAACGAATTCAGAACTGAAGCCAGAGTCAGATTCGCCGAATATCGCAATCATCGCGACCCCGGCCACCTGCTCTGGCTTTTTTGTTGTCTTTTTGTCCGCGAGTCCAACATGCCAGTCATTACCCTGCCAGACGGTTCACAGCGTGAATATCCTCAGCCAGTCACCGTGCTGGATGTTGCTGCCAGTATTGGTGCCGGTCTGGCCCGTGCCGCTTTGGGCGGCCGAGTCGGTACCAAAGACGGCGACAAGCTCGTTGATACCAGCTACCTGATTGAAACTGAC
It encodes the following:
- a CDS encoding DUF4212 domain-containing protein, which codes for MPDSNPLRQQQKRYWHKTLWLTGVLLVLWFLVTFVATFFSEALNQLSFLGLPLGYVIAAQGSLVVYLVLIGLYAFLMNRLDRQFGVDEQ